The following proteins are encoded in a genomic region of Brachypodium distachyon strain Bd21 chromosome 1, Brachypodium_distachyon_v3.0, whole genome shotgun sequence:
- the LOC100829992 gene encoding transcription factor bHLH49: protein MEMNEKNDADLEKDQPSGHNQHPSFHGPGFSTEAQIDSSTNALAAMGNPFPPGLWNPPGQNFGLSETNTNAMITGHPFSSFLGMLSAAVPTYAGPSGFMDCGTGFPSLNGGNLGPMMDHPFPRNQPLGSFQNGTEPSREIEMTVDEGCKDGVSLAADRQQGDTEGSHGVDASKEFSKPGCSGGVCQDEGPSVSSAKKRKRSGQDRGVKHVQEGSQQLATVVAKQEKDNDEKDGPKRPISASRKSNGKQTEDNSDAPKEDYIHIRARSGQATNSHSLAERVRREKISERMKFLQDLVPGCSKVIGKAVMLDEIINYVQSLQRQVEFLSMKLSTVNPALDFNIERILSKDFFQSQGTPASSAFGFLPENSHHFLHQPKHSQAALHGIVNPTDAFGRVTNAQVGSSSSFKEPVHQMPNNFDGEFHNVTGMPFSLFNDQESNVEP, encoded by the exons ATGGAGATGAATGAGAAGAACGACGCTGATTTGGAGAAGGATCAGCCCAGTGGGCACAACCAACACCCGAGCTTCCACGGACCTGGGTTCTCCACGGAGGCTCAGATTGATTCTTCCACTAATGCGTTAGCTGCCATGGGGAATCCATTCCCTCCTGGCTTATGGAATCCACCTGGGCAAAACTTTGGCTTGAGTGAAACCAACACAAATGCTATGATCACTGGACATCCATTCTCGTCATTTTTGGGGATGCTGTCAGCAGCTGTGCCCACATATGCCGGCCCGTCTGGGTTCATGGATTGCGGAACAGGGTTTCCTAGCTTAAATGGAGGCAATCTCGGACCCATGATGGATCACCCTTTCCCTAGGAACCAGCCTTTGGGTAGTTTCCAAAATGGCACTGAGCCATCTAGGGAGATTGAGATGACTGTGGATGAAGGTTGCAAGGATGGTGTATCATTGGCTGCTGATAGGCAGCAAGGAGATACTGAGGGGTCACATGGTGTTGATGCCTCCAAGGAGTTCAGCAAGCCAGGGTGCAGTGGTGGTGTTTGCCAGGATGAGGGGCCTAGTGTTTCTAGTGCCAAGAAGAGGAAAAGATCAGGCCAG GATCGTGGGGTGAAGCATGTACAAGAAGGAAGCCAGCAATTGGCAACTGTGGTTGCGAAGCAGGAGAAAGATAATGATGAGaaagatggaccaaagagGCCTATTAGCGCATCCAGAAAGTCCAACGGGAAGCAAACCGAGGATAATTCTGATGCACCAAAGGAAGATTACATTCATATAAGAGCTCGAAGTGGTCAGGCTACAAACAGCCATAGTCTTGCGGAGAGG GTTCGGAGGGAAAAGATTAGCGAAAGGATGAAATTTCTTCAAGACCTTGTTCCTGGTTGTAGTAAA GTAATTGGTAAAGCTGTTATGCTGGATGAGATAATCAATTATGTTCAATCATTACAGAGGCAAGTTGAG TTTTTGTCGATGAAGCTTTCAACTGTCAATCCAGCGCTGGACTTCAACATAGAACGGATTCTATCGAAGGAT TTTTTTCAGTCTCAAGGAACTCCTGCATCGTCTGCCTTTGGCTTCTTACCAGAAAATAGCCATCACTTTTTACATCAACCAAAACATTCTCAAGCTGCATTGCACGGCATTGTGAATCCTACTGATGCATTTGGAAGAGTAACCAATGCTCAGGTAGGATCTAGCAGTTCATTTAAAGAACCTGTACATCAG ATGCCCAATAATTTTGATGGAGAGTTCCACAACGTCACTGGGATGcccttttccctttttaaCGATCAAGAATCAAATGTTGAGCCTTGA
- the LOC100829374 gene encoding putative U-box domain-containing protein 42 encodes MQRSGGQARKALLAESVIAAISELMSMVATADVDQEKFMDVGSRLQRVPPATMELQRVQNSQTKAMHMIEYLAANVDLAKDLVARCSAVAQQLMDADLQSITEDLDNVIKNIGNELSRIPTSAFGSDRFANTAVSPHLEVTGNRQHPYDQRSCDGYSESDMPVIVANDRPKRRALHNGDMPRLVDFLQGMYHESHEFGGQSFSSLPEVAEYVEPLYDSFFCSLTNKVMVDPVTTESGVTYDRRTIEEYFEKFTDDSEPVICPVTNMAMQSKTLRSNAALKSTIAEWIMRNEATRIRIARTALSLATTEAMVLEAIDELKLLARARRKNREQMHKIGITKFLARLLEHKDALIRCDSLELLCLLVEDDAGKEIIGKTRAVSRTIKLLSSSSPDERHAAISFLAELSKSELLLENIGSTAGSILILTTMKFNDSDDPIAAEKAGEVLKNLEKCPKNIKYMAESGYLDPLQRHLVEGSEDVQMEMVGYLGELVQKQEMTINITGSALEILIKMVHNGNASICKAALDVLVQISSHHPNSKTLVDAGAVPVMVEALFIRKIDDEPMGSKSEAAAVLANIVESGMDPEGIAVNKEGHVITSKYSVYNFAHMLKLSMPDDLNLNIVRVLLALTTLPRPLSTVVSVMKEQDSSQTVIEFIGSPSEALGIVATKLLTALSPQMGHTIAEKLCVAPGQLGKLIKSISQSGRITELQAVSATLLSKLPYQHLTLNLVLLHRSAVSTMLTKIEEMQRGEMRASRHAKTYLEGLVGSLVRLTTTLYDPDVRLAAMDHNFTSVLTDLLVCSSGSDEVQRLAAVGLENLSHQSVNLTQVLSAEERPKKKTILRRLRTGRVHDNRKPPAHARRCPVHRGVCSPTTTFCLVEAGAVECLLGVLESNENGRVVEAVLSAVCTLLEDAVDVVSGVAVLSEHDAARHVLRALRQYRDDERGSAVLQRCFWALERFLEHGGDRCVKEVTSDRVLPSALVSAFHKGDAATKQLAESVLRSLNRMPDYSATYVSVEL; translated from the exons ATGCAG AGAAGTGGAGGTCAGGCCAGGAAGGCATTACTAGCCGAGTCTGTAATAGCAGCAATCTCTGAGCTCATGTCGATGGTGGCTACCGCTGATGTTGACCAAGAAAAATTCATGGATGTAGGTAGTCGCCTTCAGCGCGTGCCCCCGGCCACAATGGAGCTGCAGAGAGTGCAGAATTCTCAGACCAAAGCGATGCACATGATCGAATATCTGGCTGCCAATGTCGACCTCGCCAAGGACCTTGTTGCGAGGTGCAGTGCAGTCGCTCAGCAGCTCATGGATGCCGACCTCCAGAGCATAACCGAGGACCTTGACAATGTCATAAAGAACATTGGCAATGAGCTCAGCAGGATACCTACTTCAGCATTTGGGAGCGACAGGTTTGCTAATACAGCAGTCAGTCCACACCTTGAGGTTACTGGCAATCGGCAGCATCCTTATGATCAGCGTTCCTGCGATGGCTATTCTGAGTCTGATATGCCTGTAATTGTGGCGAACGATAGGCCAAAGCGAAGAGCACTGCACAACGGCGACATGCCAAGGTTGGTGGATTTTCTACAAGGAATGTACCATGAGTCTCACGAGTTCGGTGGGCAGTCATTTAGTTCGCTCCCTGAAGTGGCAGAATATGTGGAGCCTCTGTATGATTCTTTCTTCTGTTCACTGACAAATAAGGTCATGGTTGATCCAGTGACAACTGAGAGTGGTGTGACATATGATAGGAGAACCATTGAGGAGTACTTTGAGAAGTTCACAGATGATTCTGAACCTGTGATCTGCCCGGTTACAAATATGGCAATGCAAAGCAAGACACTGAGGAGTAATGCTGCACTGAAGAGCACAATTGCAGAATGGATTATGAGGAATGAAGCAACACGGATCAGGATCGCACGTACTGCGCTCTCACTGGCAACTACGGAAGCTATGGTGCTCGAGGCCATAGACGAGCTGAAGCTGCTGGCAAGGGCGAGGAGAAAGAACAGGGAGCAGATGCACAAGATTGGCATCACCAAGTTCCTTGCGCGGTTGTTGGAGCACAAGGATGCACTTATACGCTGTGACTCACTGGAGCTGCTCTGCCTATTGGTCGAGGATGACGCAGGAAAG GAAATCATAGGAAAAACCAGAGCCGTTTCAAGGACAATAAAGCTGCTTTCAAGTAGTAGTCCTGATGAAAGACATGCAGCTATCTCTTTCTTGGCAGAGCTTTCAAAATCAGAGTTACTGTTAGAAAACATCGGATCAACTGCTGGAAGCATACTAATTCTCACCACGATGAAGTTCAATGACTCAGATGATCCAATTGCTGCAGAGAAGGCCGGAGAGGTCCTCAAGAACCTGGAGAAATGCCCAAAGAATATCAAGTACATGGCTGAAAGTGGGTACTTAGACCCTCTCCAAAGGCATCTTGTTGAAG GGTCAGAAGATGTGCAGATGGAGATGGTGGGCTACCTCGGCGAGCTAGTCCAGAAGCAGGAGATGACCATTAACATCACTGGGAGTGCATTGGAGATCCTTATCAAGATGGTGCACAACGGCAATGCCAGTATCTGCAAGGCAGCGCTTGATGTCCTGGTCCAAATCTCCTCTCACCACCCGAACAGCAAGACACTCGTGGATGCTGGCGCTGTTCCAGTCATGGTTGAGGCACTCTTCATCCGGAAGATTGATGATGAGCCCATGGGATCCAAGAGTGAGGCTGCAGCAGTGCTCGCCAACATTGTCGAATCTGGCATGGACCCCGAGGGCATTGCTGTCAACAAGGAAGGTCATGTTATCACGTCAAAGTACTCGGTATACAACTTTGCACACATGCTCAAGCTCTCCATGCCTGACGACCTCAACCTCAACATTGTGCGTGTGCTGCTCGCACTCACCACGCTCCCCAGGCCGCTCTCCACAGTGGTCTCCGTCATGAAGGAGCAAGACAGCAGCCAGACTGTGATCGAGTTCATAGGTTCACCTAGCGAGGCGCTTGGCATTGTTGCCACGAAGCTGCTCACTGCGTTATCTCCGCAGATGGGGCACACCATTGCCGAGAAGCTCTGCGTGGCACCTGGGCAGCTAGGCAAGCTGATCAAGAGCATCAGCCAATCGGGGCGGATCACAGAACTACAAGCCGTGTCAGCAACACTCCTGTCAAAGCTGCCCTATCAGCATCTCACGCTGAACCTCGTGCTGCTGCACCGGAGCGCTGTGTCTACCATGCTGACCAAGATAGAGGAGATGCAGCGTGGTGAGATGCGGGCAAGCCGACATGCAAAGACATACTTGGAGGGCCTTGTGGGCTCGCTCGTCCGGCTGACGACGACGCTGTATGATCCAGACGTCCGCTTGGCGGCCATGGACCACAACTTCACCTCGGTGCTCACCGATCTCCTCGTGTGCTCGTCAGGGAGCGATGAGGTGCAGCGGCTTGCTGCTGTCGGCCTCGAGAATCTCAGCCACCAGTCGGTGAACCTCACGCAGGTGCTGTCTGCAGAAGAGCGCCCAAAGAAGAAGACCATTCTAAGGCGCTTGCGTACCGGTCGGGTGCATGACAACCGGAAACCACCTGCGCATGCCCGGCGCTGCCCTGTGCACCGTGGCGTGTGCTCGCCGACAACCACATTTTGCCTGGTGGAGGCTGGTGCGGTCGAGTGCCTCCTGGGCGTCCTTGAGAGCAACGAGAACGGGCGTGTGGTTGAGGCTGTGCTTAGCGCGGTCTGCACGCTCCTGGAGGACGCTGTGGACGTGGTGAGCGGCGTGGCTGTGCTCTCCGAGCACGATGCGGCAAGGCACGTGCTGCGGGCGCTGCGGCAGTACCGGGACGATGAGCGTGGCAGCGCGGTGCTGCAGCGGTGCTTCTGGGCCCTGGAGAGGTTCCTCGAGCATGGCGGCGACCGGTGCGTGAAGGAGGTGACCTCTGACCGCGTGCTGCCAAGCGCGCTGGTGAGTGCCTTCCACAAGGGCGACGCCGCCACCAAGCAGCTCGCCGAAAGCGTGCTCCGGAGCCTGAACCGCATGCCGGACTACTCCGCCACCTATGTCTCTGTTGAGTTGTAG
- the LOC100829076 gene encoding amino acid transporter AVT6A, translated as MTTRGVTERLPESSQPLLPTKQRWEGDDGGAEAAAFHEFNGASFAGAVFNLSTTIVGAGIMALPATMKVLGLVPGLVMIVLAAFLTDASIELLMRFSRVVGAPSYGAVMGDAFGWWGRRLLQVCVVVNNVGVMIVYMIIIGDVLSGTSSGGEHHYGVLEGWFGTHWWNGRFFVLLVTTLGVFTPLACFKRVDSLSYTSAISVALAVVFVVITAGIAIVKLIRGQIPMPKLFPAIPDLTSVWELFTAVPVLVTAYVCHYNVHPIHNELKESSQIKPIVHTSLALCSTVYITTSFFGYLLFGESTLADVLANFDSNLGIPYSSVLNDAVRVSYAVHLMLVFPMIFHALRLNLDGLLFSSARPLSSDNRRFAVMTAVLLIVIFVSANFIPSIWDAFQFTGATAAVCIAFIFPAAITLKDAHSIAKKWDKILAVVMIVLAVASNVVAVYSDAYSIFHKKSAPSSA; from the exons ATGACGACGAGGGGCGTTACGGAGCGCTTACCGGAGAGCAGCCAGCCGCTGCTCCCGACGAAGCAGCGATGGGAGGGGgatgacggcggcgccgaAGCAGCCGCCTTCCACGAGTTCAACGGCGCCTCCTTCGCCGGGGCGGTGTTCAACCTGTCCACCACGATTGTCGGCGCCGGCATCATGGCGCTGCCAGCGACCATGAAGGTGCTCGGCCTCGTCCCCGGCCTGGTCATGATCGTGCTCGCGGCGTTCCTCACCGACGCCTCCATCGAGTTGCTCATGCGGTTCAGCCGCGTGGTGGGCGCGCCGTCCTACGGAGCCGTCATGGGGGATGCCTTCGGTTGGTGGGGAAGGAGGCTCCTCCAGGTCTGCGTCGTGGTGAACAACGTTGGTGTCATGATCGTCTATATGATTATTATCG GTGATGTGCTTTCTGGAACATCCTCTGGTGGTGAGCACCATTATGGCGTGTTAGAAGGATGGTTTGGCACACACTGGTGGAATGGGCGTTTCTTTGTTCTCCTGGTTACCACCCTTGGAGTATTTACTCCACTAGCATGTTTCAAGCGTGTTG ATTCACTGAGCTATACATCCGCCATTTCTGTTGCTTTGGCAGTTGTATTTGTTGTTATAACAGCAGGAATCGCTATCGTGAAGCTGATACGTGGACAAATTCCAATGCCTAAGTTGTTCCCTGCCATTCCTGACTTGACATCAGTCTGGGAACTTTTCACAGCAGTGCCAGTTCTTGTCACTGCTTACGTTTGCCACTATAATG TTCACCCAATTCATAATGAGCTCAAGGAGTCTTCCCAGATCAAGCCGATAGTGCACACATCATTGGCTCTATGCTCAACTGTCTATATCACAACAAGTTTCTTTGGATATCTTTTGTTTGGTGAATCTACACTCGCTGATGTGCTCGCTAACTTTGATTCAAATCTCGGAATTCCATATAGTTCAGTTCTTAATGATGCTGTCAGAGTGAGCTATGCTGTTCACCTTATGCTCGTGTTCCCTATGATATTCCATGCACTGCGGCTTAATTTGGACGGGCTTCTCTTTTCCTCTGCAAGGCCCCTGTCCTCAGATAACAGAAGGTTTGCTGTGATGACAGCAGTGCTCCTTATTGTGATTTTTGTGTCCGCAAACTTCATTCCTAGTATCTGGGATGCCTTCCAATTTACTGGGGCTACTGCTGCTGTTTGTATTGCCTTCATTTTCCCAGCTGCAATCACTCTAAA GGATGCGCACAGCATAGCGAAGAAGTGGGACAAGATTCTGGCTGTTGTCATGATTGTTCTTGCAGTTGCATCGAATGTAGTAGCTGTGTATAGCGATGCATACTCGATATTCCATAAGAAAAGTGCCCCCTCCTCAGCGTGA